In Streptomyces paludis, the genomic stretch GTTCCAGCACCTCGGCCATGGATTCGGAGCTGGGCGACCACTCCTCGGTGAGTCCGGCGGCGCGGATGGCGCCTTTCACCTTGGGTCCGCGCGCGAGGAGTTCGACACCGCGCAGACAGGCGAGCAGGTCCTCGCCGTACCCCCAGCCGTCGGCGGCCTCCACCCAGCCGCGGAAGCCGATCGCCGTGGTCGCGACGACGATGTCGGGGACGTGCGCGATCAGTTCCTTGGTCGCGGAGAGCAGCTCCGCGTCATCGGCGAGCTGCACGATCCGCAGGGCGGGCGCGTGCACGACGGTGCCGCCGCGCCGCTTGAGCAGCGTGCCCAGCTCGTCGGCGCGCCGGGCCGCGGTGACCCCGATGGTGAATCCCGCGAGCGGACCGTGGCGCTGACCGTCCATACCTCTCCCACCTGACGACGCTGCTGACGGCACAGGACCCGTCGGCGTACCGAGCCTGCCAAGGATGCGTGACGGGCCCGGTACACCGGAATTTCACCCACGTTACGTCGGGCGGCCTCACACCTCCGAGTAGCTGAGCCGGGACCTGCCGCTCTCGGCCGGGACGGCCGCCTCGGCGGCGGGGGCCGGCTCGCGAAGGTATACCGCCCAGGTCAGCGCGAAGCACGCGACGTAGAAGAGCAGGAAGACGACGAACGCGGACGTTCCGGTGCCCGCCGTCATGAAGGACTGCCGGAAGGCGAGGTTGATGCCGAGGCCGCCGAGCGCGCCGACGGCTCCGATGAGCCCCATCGAGGCGCCGGAGAGCCGCCGTCCGTAGGCGTCGGCGGCGGCGCCGGCCATGCCCTTCTCGACGGCGCGGGCCCGGAAGATGCCGGGGATCATCTTGTACGTGGAGCCGTTGCCGAGGCCGGTGAGCAGGAAGAGCGCGACGAATCCGACGAGGAAGACGGTGAGGGACTCGATGACGGAGGCGAAGACCACGACGCCGGTCGCGAGCGCCATGGCCGCGAAGTTCCAGAGGGTGATGCGGGCGCCGCCGTACTGGTCGGCCAGTTTGCCGCCGATCGGCCGGATCAGCGAGCCGAGCAGCGGTCCGATGAAGGTGAGCGACGCGGCCTGGAGAGGGGTGCGCCCGAACTGGGTCTGGAGGACCAGACCGAAGGCGAAGCTGTAGCCGATGAAGGAGCCGAACGTCCCTATGTAGAGGAGGGACATGATCCAGGTGTGCCGGTCGCGCAGGGCCTCCCCGGCGGCGCCCGCGTCGTTGCGTACCGGCGCGAGGTTGTCCATGAACAGCGCCGCGCACACGGCGGCCACGACGATCAGCGGGATGTAGACGCCGAGGACGATGCGCGGGTGGGTGGCCCCGGCGGTGCCGATGACCAGTAGTCCGATCAGCTGGACGACGGGCACGCCGATGTTTCCGCCGCCGGCGTTGAGGCCGAGGGCCCAGCCCTTCTTCCGGAGCGGGAAGAAGGAGTTGATGTTGGTCATGGACGAGGCGAAGTTCCCGCCGCCGACGCCGGTGAGCGCGGCGACGGCCAGGAAGGTGCCGTACGAGGTGCCGGGCTCCATGACGAGATACGCGGCGCCGGTCGGCAGCAGCAGCATCAGCGCCGAGAAGACGGTCCAGTTACGGCCGCCGAAGCGGGCGACGGCGAAGGTGTACGGGACGCGTACGACCGCGCCGACCAGGGTGGCGGTGGCGATCAGGAAGAACTTGCCGGCCGGGTCGACGCCGTACTCGGGCCCCATGAACAGGACCATGACCGACCAGAGGGTCCAGATCGAGAACCCGATGTGCTCGGAGAGTACGGAGAAGACGAGATTGCGCCGGGCGACGCGCTCGCCGGTCTCCCGCCAGAAGGTCTCGTCCTCGGGGTCCCACCGCTCGATCCAGCGGCCGCGGCGGCCCCCTTCGGGCGGTGCGGGGGTGGTGGTCGGGGCAGTCATCGCGCGCCTCCCGGACGGGATCGAATGGTGAGCCCCGACCGTAGGGACACCGCGTTTCGGCCCGGTGCCGCCGGGTGACCGGTGCGAAACCTTGCTCTCACCCGGGGGCGCGGACCGCTGTGAGCGCTTTCACCAGCGCCTCAACCTCACTTACGGCTCAGATCCACCCGCGGCTCACCCATGGCTCACCCGCGGCTCACCCATGGCTCACCCGCGGCTCACCCATGGCTCACCCGCGGCTCACCCTCGGCTCAGCCCGAGGACGCCGGCAAGCCGCCGCCACCCCTCCACCGGAAGCCCGGTGGCGGCCCCGTCCCGGACGATCTGAAGGGCGAGATGGTCGGCGCCGGCGGCGAGGAAGGCGTCGATACGGTCGCGTACGCGCGCGTCGTCG encodes the following:
- a CDS encoding nitrate/nitrite transporter, whose amino-acid sequence is MTAPTTTPAPPEGGRRGRWIERWDPEDETFWRETGERVARRNLVFSVLSEHIGFSIWTLWSVMVLFMGPEYGVDPAGKFFLIATATLVGAVVRVPYTFAVARFGGRNWTVFSALMLLLPTGAAYLVMEPGTSYGTFLAVAALTGVGGGNFASSMTNINSFFPLRKKGWALGLNAGGGNIGVPVVQLIGLLVIGTAGATHPRIVLGVYIPLIVVAAVCAALFMDNLAPVRNDAGAAGEALRDRHTWIMSLLYIGTFGSFIGYSFAFGLVLQTQFGRTPLQAASLTFIGPLLGSLIRPIGGKLADQYGGARITLWNFAAMALATGVVVFASVIESLTVFLVGFVALFLLTGLGNGSTYKMIPGIFRARAVEKGMAGAAADAYGRRLSGASMGLIGAVGALGGLGINLAFRQSFMTAGTGTSAFVVFLLFYVACFALTWAVYLREPAPAAEAAVPAESGRSRLSYSEV